One Streptomyces sp. ML-6 genomic region harbors:
- a CDS encoding ABC transporter permease subunit has translation MSTENGTTAGSETSRIHNIGYRSYDGPRLGRGYARRSLYSQSLRGSFGLGRSAKSKVLPMLLLGVMCMVAAIIVAVAIAAPGTTALPIKYTAFAIYLQAVIGLFLAAQAPQSVSRDLRFRSIPLYFSRPIERVDYVVAKMAAMASALLIITGAPLVILYVGALLGKFDFVDQTKGFGQGMVSVALLSVLFAALGLVVAALTPRRGFGVAAVIAVLTISYGAVSTVQAIAWETGSEGAVEWLGLFSPITLISGLQTAFLGADSAFPGGEGPGAGVGVVYLIVVLALVAGSYAVLMRRYRKVGL, from the coding sequence ACAACATCGGCTACCGCTCCTACGACGGCCCCCGCCTGGGCCGCGGCTACGCGCGGCGCTCCCTCTACTCGCAGTCCCTGCGGGGCTCCTTCGGACTGGGCCGTTCCGCCAAGTCCAAGGTGCTGCCGATGCTGCTGCTCGGCGTGATGTGCATGGTCGCGGCGATCATCGTCGCCGTCGCCATCGCCGCCCCGGGGACGACGGCACTGCCGATCAAGTACACGGCGTTCGCGATCTACCTCCAGGCCGTCATCGGCCTCTTCCTCGCCGCGCAGGCGCCGCAGTCGGTCTCCAGGGACCTGCGGTTCAGAAGCATTCCGCTGTACTTCTCGCGGCCGATCGAACGCGTCGACTACGTCGTCGCCAAGATGGCGGCCATGGCGTCCGCGCTGCTCATCATCACCGGGGCGCCGCTCGTCATCCTCTACGTGGGCGCTCTGCTCGGGAAGTTCGACTTCGTCGACCAGACCAAGGGGTTCGGGCAGGGGATGGTCTCGGTGGCGCTGCTCTCCGTGCTCTTCGCCGCCCTGGGGCTGGTGGTGGCGGCGCTGACGCCGCGCCGCGGCTTCGGCGTCGCGGCGGTGATCGCCGTGCTGACCATCTCCTACGGTGCGGTCTCCACGGTCCAGGCCATCGCCTGGGAGACGGGCTCCGAGGGGGCCGTCGAATGGCTGGGGCTCTTCTCCCCCATCACGCTGATCAGCGGCCTGCAGACCGCCTTCCTCGGCGCGGACTCCGCCTTCCCCGGAGGGGAAGGCCCGGGAGCCGGGGTCGGCGTGGTCTATCTGATCGTTGTTCTCGCGCTCGTCGCCGGCTCGTACGCCGTACTGATGCGCCGCTACCGGAAGGTCGGGCTGTGA
- a CDS encoding ABC transporter ATP-binding protein: protein MTTIEIDHTSRWFGNVVAVNDVSMTVGPGVTGLLGPNGAGKSTLINMMGGFLAPSTGTVTLDGKPIWRNEAVYTEIGIVPEREAMYDFLTGREFVVANAELHGLGDAEAQKALATVEMEYAQDRKISTYSKGMRQRVKMASALVHEPSVLLLDEPFNGMDPRQRMQLMELLRRMGAEGRTVLFSSHILEEVEQLASHIEVIVAGRHAASGDFRKIRRLMTDRPHRYLVRSSDDRALAAALIADPSTAGIEVDQGEGALRVQAVDFGRFTELLPKVAREHGIRLLTVSPSDESLESVFSYLVAA, encoded by the coding sequence GTGACCACCATCGAGATCGACCACACCTCGCGCTGGTTCGGCAACGTGGTCGCCGTCAACGACGTGAGCATGACGGTGGGGCCGGGCGTCACCGGGCTGCTCGGGCCCAACGGCGCGGGAAAGTCCACGCTGATCAACATGATGGGCGGATTCCTCGCCCCGTCGACCGGCACGGTCACGCTCGACGGCAAACCGATCTGGCGCAACGAGGCGGTCTACACCGAGATCGGGATCGTGCCGGAGCGGGAGGCGATGTACGACTTCCTGACCGGCCGCGAGTTCGTCGTCGCCAACGCGGAACTGCACGGGCTCGGTGACGCGGAGGCGCAGAAGGCGCTGGCCACGGTCGAGATGGAGTACGCGCAGGACCGCAAGATCTCGACGTACAGCAAGGGCATGCGCCAGCGCGTGAAGATGGCGTCCGCCCTGGTCCACGAACCGTCGGTGCTGCTGCTCGACGAGCCGTTCAACGGCATGGACCCGCGCCAGCGGATGCAGCTGATGGAACTGCTGCGACGCATGGGGGCCGAGGGCCGTACGGTGCTCTTCTCCTCGCACATCCTCGAAGAGGTCGAACAGCTCGCCTCGCACATCGAGGTGATCGTGGCGGGACGGCACGCGGCGTCCGGCGACTTCCGGAAGATCCGCCGTCTGATGACGGACCGCCCGCACCGCTACCTCGTGCGGTCCAGCGACGACCGCGCCCTGGCCGCCGCGCTGATCGCCGACCCGTCGACGGCCGGCATCGAGGTGGACCAGGGCGAAGGGGCCCTGCGCGTCCAGGCGGTCGACTTCGGACGCTTCACCGAGCTGCTGCCGAAGGTCGCACGGGAGCACGGGATCCGCCTGCTGACCGTCTCGCCGTCCGACGAGTCCCTCGAATCGGTCTTTTCCTATCTCGTAGCGGCCTGA
- a CDS encoding ABC transporter permease: MYDPTVARLTYRALLGRRRAAILFVLPALLLVIAGAVRMFAGADDQIASDVLGGFAIATMVPLIGVIAGTGAIGPEIDDGSIVYLLAKPVKRPTIICTKLIVSIAVTMVFSAVPTLIAGVILNGNGQQIAVAYTIAALVASIAYSALFLLLGTVSRHAVVFGLVYALVWETLFGSLVPGARTLSVQQWSLAVAEKAGGSDVITSDVGLVTGTVLLVAVTAVATWYAGQKLRTLKLAGEE; encoded by the coding sequence ATGTACGACCCCACAGTCGCCCGGCTCACCTACCGGGCCCTGCTCGGCCGGCGCCGGGCCGCCATCCTGTTCGTCCTGCCGGCCCTGTTGCTGGTCATCGCCGGTGCGGTGCGGATGTTCGCCGGGGCCGACGACCAGATCGCCTCGGACGTGCTGGGCGGCTTCGCCATCGCCACGATGGTGCCGCTGATCGGGGTGATCGCCGGGACCGGGGCGATCGGCCCCGAGATCGATGACGGATCGATCGTCTACCTGCTGGCCAAGCCGGTGAAGCGGCCGACGATCATCTGCACCAAGCTGATCGTGTCCATCGCCGTGACCATGGTCTTCTCCGCGGTGCCCACCCTGATCGCCGGAGTGATCCTCAACGGCAACGGCCAGCAGATCGCGGTGGCCTACACCATCGCGGCACTGGTCGCCTCGATCGCGTACAGCGCGCTGTTCCTGCTGCTGGGCACCGTCAGTCGGCACGCGGTCGTCTTCGGCCTCGTCTACGCGCTGGTGTGGGAGACGCTGTTCGGCTCCCTGGTGCCCGGCGCGCGCACGCTCAGCGTCCAGCAGTGGTCCCTCGCGGTCGCCGAGAAGGCCGGCGGCTCGGACGTGATCACCTCGGACGTCGGGCTGGTGACCGGGACGGTCCTGCTGGTGGCGGTCACGGCGGTGGCCACCTGGTACGCGGGCCAGAAGCTGCGCACGCTGAAGCTGGCCGGGGAGGAGTGA